Proteins encoded together in one Desulfosporosinus meridiei DSM 13257 window:
- a CDS encoding acyl-CoA dehydrogenase family protein: MKITDEELNIIKQTIRNFIKKEVEPLGEQMEEENHVPRTLLDKAAGIGLFGLSTPEKYGGLGAGMVGKVMVYEELGKGPNCFCSIIGCHNGIGSVGIVECGNAEQKERYLPKIASGELIGAFALTEASAGSDPGSLKTTAVLKGDRYILNGTKQFITNSDVAGVFTVMAVTDKSKGSKGITSFIVERNFKGFNVGKFEKKMGLHGSQTAELILEDCEVPVENVLGELGQGYVNALKILANGRAGLAARNLGSCEKLLELSMQYALQRVQFGKPIFENQIIQHYLANMAIEIEALRSLTYDVARRIDQGEKIIKEAAIVKAFGSEVFGRVADLAVQIHGGMGYMRECQVERFYRDARIARIYEGTSEIQRNIIAAQLKKEYAL, encoded by the coding sequence TTGAAAATCACTGACGAAGAGCTAAATATTATTAAGCAGACTATTCGAAATTTCATCAAGAAAGAGGTAGAGCCTTTAGGTGAGCAGATGGAAGAAGAGAACCATGTTCCACGCACTTTGTTAGATAAAGCAGCTGGTATTGGTTTATTCGGCTTGAGCACGCCTGAAAAGTATGGTGGCTTAGGGGCTGGAATGGTCGGAAAAGTTATGGTTTACGAAGAGTTAGGTAAAGGCCCGAATTGTTTCTGTTCGATTATAGGCTGTCATAATGGGATTGGCAGTGTCGGTATTGTTGAGTGTGGCAATGCAGAACAAAAAGAGCGTTATCTGCCAAAAATAGCAAGCGGTGAACTGATCGGAGCTTTTGCACTAACGGAAGCATCTGCCGGCTCAGACCCAGGCAGTTTAAAGACGACGGCAGTGCTTAAGGGTGATCGTTATATTCTCAACGGTACTAAGCAGTTCATCACTAACAGTGACGTTGCAGGTGTTTTTACGGTGATGGCAGTAACTGATAAAAGCAAAGGAAGTAAAGGGATTACTTCTTTTATCGTAGAGCGGAACTTTAAAGGTTTTAATGTGGGGAAATTCGAGAAAAAAATGGGCTTGCATGGTTCTCAAACAGCAGAGCTAATCCTTGAGGATTGTGAAGTGCCGGTTGAAAATGTATTAGGCGAGTTGGGGCAAGGTTATGTTAATGCCTTGAAGATCTTAGCTAACGGGCGAGCCGGACTGGCAGCCAGGAACTTGGGTTCCTGTGAAAAACTATTGGAATTGAGTATGCAATACGCGTTACAGCGTGTGCAATTTGGTAAGCCAATTTTCGAGAACCAAATTATCCAGCATTATTTGGCTAACATGGCTATAGAAATAGAGGCCCTGCGAAGTTTGACTTATGACGTTGCCCGAAGAATAGATCAAGGTGAAAAGATCATAAAAGAGGCTGCTATTGTAAAAGCCTTTGGTTCGGAAGTCTTCGGTCGGGTAGCTGATTTGGCTGTTCAAATTCATGGCGGTATGGGGTATATGCGGGAATGTCAAGTGGAAAGATTCTATCGTGATGCAAGGATTGCCCGCATTTATGAAGGTACCTCGGAAATTCAACGTAATATTATTGCAGCCCAGCTGAAAAAGGAATATGCGTTATAG
- a CDS encoding thiolase family protein — translation MQEAVIVSGVRTAVGRVGGTLKNVDVDYLAAHVIREVLKRSGIPDPAVDEVIFGHTKQSADNPNLARLALLRAEMPEEIPAYTVHRQCGSALTALNNAVQSIWAGTSETVMAGGAESMSTAPYYLRNARYGYRMGNAEIIDSNTESQPRCQPQERYGYLTMGLTAENLAEKYEISRQEQDEFALLSQERALKAIEKGLFKEEVVPYEIKDKKNTVIFDKDEHPKGTSMTQLSKLKPVFKENGSVTAGNSSGRNDGAAVLMVTTPDKAIEFGLKPLARVVGIGAKGVPPQIMGIGPVPATQAALKMAGLSLNQIDLIELNEAFAAQSLAVIKELGLDLNKTNVNGGAIALGHPLGATGGIIMIKLLNQLRRTGKRYGLATMCIGGGQGISTIVENLSV, via the coding sequence ATGCAGGAGGCAGTCATAGTATCAGGGGTGCGTACAGCGGTCGGAAGAGTAGGTGGTACTCTTAAGAATGTAGATGTAGACTATCTTGCAGCCCATGTGATCAGGGAAGTGCTCAAACGCAGCGGAATTCCAGACCCAGCGGTCGATGAAGTTATCTTTGGACATACCAAACAAAGTGCTGACAATCCCAACCTTGCTCGTTTAGCCCTTTTAAGGGCAGAGATGCCGGAAGAAATACCTGCTTACACGGTACACCGACAGTGTGGCTCAGCTCTGACAGCTTTAAATAATGCTGTCCAATCTATCTGGGCAGGCACTTCTGAAACGGTTATGGCCGGTGGAGCAGAAAGCATGAGTACAGCTCCTTACTATCTAAGGAACGCTCGGTACGGATATCGTATGGGAAATGCGGAGATTATTGATTCTAATACAGAGAGTCAGCCGCGCTGTCAGCCTCAGGAACGTTATGGATATCTGACAATGGGATTAACAGCGGAAAATTTGGCTGAGAAATATGAGATCAGCCGCCAGGAGCAGGATGAATTTGCCCTCTTAAGTCAAGAACGAGCCTTAAAGGCTATTGAGAAGGGATTGTTTAAAGAAGAGGTAGTTCCCTATGAAATCAAAGATAAAAAGAATACCGTGATCTTTGATAAGGATGAACATCCAAAGGGAACCAGCATGACTCAGTTGAGTAAATTAAAGCCAGTGTTTAAAGAGAATGGATCAGTAACCGCAGGGAATTCAAGTGGTCGAAATGATGGGGCAGCGGTATTGATGGTGACCACCCCAGACAAGGCCATAGAATTTGGATTAAAACCCTTGGCCCGAGTTGTTGGGATAGGGGCCAAGGGAGTTCCTCCCCAAATTATGGGTATCGGGCCAGTGCCAGCAACTCAAGCGGCTCTTAAGATGGCCGGGTTGTCCTTGAATCAGATCGACCTAATAGAATTAAATGAAGCTTTTGCCGCTCAGTCATTGGCAGTGATCAAAGAGCTTGGACTGGACCTCAACAAAACAAATGTTAATGGAGGAGCCATTGCGCTTGGGCATCCTTTAGGCGCAACAGGTGGAATTATTATGATAAAATTACTCAATCAATTAAGGCGTACGGGTAAGAGATATGGCTTAGCAACTATGTGCATAGGAGGAGGTCAGGGTATCTCTACAATCGTTGAAAACCTTTCAGTTTAA
- a CDS encoding DUF6282 family protein, with amino-acid sequence MEFDLHTHTSQGSACSRMNIWDLIQAACQKGLDGICVTEHDYCWDSRELAKFSAESGIQIYGGIELSTSVGEILVYGVHQSLLNLRDDLPRLAQFVHDSKGVMVAAHPFRADFAYSVFSREERGLESIEVEVMCRRPIFDFVDALEVYNGRSNWQEIRAARNAVSILGKIGTGGSDAHNILSVGSCISVFEDSIRNEAQLIAQLRKGRIRAKKKEVT; translated from the coding sequence ATGGAGTTTGATTTGCATACTCATACCAGTCAAGGTTCAGCTTGCAGTCGTATGAACATTTGGGACTTGATTCAAGCAGCGTGTCAGAAGGGTCTAGACGGCATTTGCGTTACAGAGCATGATTATTGTTGGGATTCAAGAGAATTGGCCAAATTTAGTGCTGAAAGTGGTATACAAATTTATGGTGGAATAGAACTAAGTACCTCAGTAGGGGAAATATTGGTATACGGAGTTCACCAATCATTATTAAATCTTCGCGATGACTTACCCAGGTTAGCACAATTTGTGCATGACTCGAAAGGCGTGATGGTTGCTGCTCATCCCTTTAGAGCTGATTTTGCCTATTCCGTATTTTCAAGGGAAGAACGTGGCTTGGAGTCAATCGAAGTGGAGGTGATGTGCCGGAGGCCAATATTTGACTTTGTAGATGCTTTAGAAGTTTACAATGGTAGAAGCAATTGGCAGGAAATCCGCGCCGCAAGAAATGCTGTGAGCATCTTAGGTAAGATTGGAACCGGAGGAAGCGACGCACACAATATCCTCAGTGTGGGATCTTGTATAAGCGTGTTTGAAGATTCAATTCGTAATGAGGCCCAATTGATAGCTCAGTTGCGAAAAGGACGTATTCGAGCAAAGAAAAAGGAGGTTACGTAA